DNA from Corynebacterium aurimucosum ATCC 700975:
CATCTCACCGATTACTTGTTGTGCTGCACGAATCTGCTCGGGCACGGGACCATCAAAGCGATAGTCTTCCACCAACTGTTGCTGCTGACCCGGCAAGCGCTCATCTTCTGCAAAGCGAAGTACTCGAATGTGAGCATTCGGGAAAAATTCTTGCGGATTCTTTCCAAACAGCAAGAGCGCGGCCGACCGCGGACGCCCCTGGCGGTCAATCAGATTTCGCGCTCGAAGTGAATCTGCACCGGATGCAGAACCAATAATGTCAGCGTAATCTTCGACCAAGGACATATCGAGATCATCCGGACTAGCATGCGCCGGCACCGTAGCATCGTATTGCTGCTCGCCCTTGGTATATCGAAGCTCAAGGATGTCGTCGGCCTTCAGGTGCCGAGACTCATCCCCCACCCGCAGGTAGCACTCGCCTGACTTTAAATAGTGGACGCGCTCACTGGGCAGCACGTGAAAGAGGAACACCTCGACGTCTTCGTTAATTTCGAGTATTTCGATCCGAACCCTAACGGTCGGATCCGTATGATCCAACGCGGTCTGCCGCAAATCGTTCCCTTGCCCTGCTGTGGGGCGGCCATCGAATTCACGATCCGTAATCCCCACCGCAACAACACCGCCCTCGGCATTCGCCATTCCGACGATTGTCTTGGCCAAATCCTTGGGCTTGATTCGGAACGATTTACGATCGAACCATTGATCTTCGGGCACACTCAAAAGCAACTGTGGCTCTTTGTGAAAGTTTCGCTGCGCACTCACAGAGCAACATCCTACTCGAAAACTTTTCGAGTAGATTGTTTTGCGCAGGTCAGCCTCGAAAAATTCTTTTCGAGTAGCTTTCGAGTAGCTTTTCTAGCTGTCCCTAGGGGCGGGTCTGGCCGGTGCCCTGCAGCACCCACTTGGTAGACGTCAGCTCCGGCAAAGCCATCGGGCCGCGCGCGTGCAGCTTCTGGGTGGAGATGCCAATCTCTGCGCCCATGCCGTAGACCTCACCATCCGTAAACGCGGTGGAGGCGTTGAGCATGACTGCTGCGGCATCCACCTCGTTGGCGAAGGTCAGCAGCACATCAGCGTCCTGGGCCGCAATGGCTTCGGTGTGGCCGGTGGTGTACTCGGCGATGTGCGCGATGGCGCCATCAACACCGTCGACGACCTTGGCACAGATATCCATGGAGAGGAATTCCTCGCGCCATTCTTCGTCGGTGGCCTCCACTGCGTCCTTAACTCCGAAGGCTTCGAGCTCCTTGACATCGCTGTGGATGGTGACCCCTGCCTCCTGGAGGGCGGTGATAATGCGGAGCTTGGAGGCGTCGTCAAGCGCGGCGTCGATCAGCACACCCTCCGTGGCATTGCACACCGAGGTGCGGCGGGTCTTGCCGTTGATCACCATATCGATGGCCTTGTCCAGGTCAGCGGAGGCATCGACGTAGAAGTGGCAATTGCCGGTACCGGTCTCGATGGCGGGGACGGTGGCGTTTTCCACCACAGCGTTGATGAGGCGCGCGCCGCCACGGGGGATGACCAGGTCCACCAAGCCGCGGGCGGTGATGAGATCCTGCACGGAATCGTGGGTCTCACAGGGCAGAAGCTGCACACCTTCGCGCGGCAGATCGAACTCCATAAGGGTGTCCTGGAGGAGCTCCACGAGCTTGGCGTTGGAATTCTTCGCGGACTTGGAACCGCGCAGCAGCGGCACGTTGCCGGACTTTAGGGCCAAGCCGAAGGCATCAACGGTGACGTTGGGGCGGGCCTCGTAGACCATGCCCATCACGCCGAGCGGCACACGGACCTGCTTCATCTGGATGCCGTTATCCATGGTGCGCCCCTGCAGGATCTCCCCTACCGGGTCCTGGAGGGAGGCTACCTGGCGCAGGCCGCCGGCAATGCCCTCGATGCGGGCAGCATCCAGCGACAGGCGGTCGATGAGGGACTCGGACATGCCATTAGCGCGGCCGGCCTCGATATCGAGCTGGTTAGCAGCGAGGATGTCCTCGGTGTGCGCGATAAGGTTTTCCGCGGCGCGGTTGAGGATTTCATTCTTGCGCGGGGTGGGCAGCTGCGCGAACTGTGGCGCCACCGCCTTGGCGGCGCGGGCTTTGGACAGAACTTCTTCACGTTCGGTGTTGCTCATGCCATACCAGCGTACGGAAGGTCTGCCCGCTTGTCAGGGATTTTGTGTAGCTATGGGAGCGGATCGGCTTTTAGTTAGGCCTCGAGCTCGCGGCGGCGCTCGGCGGCGGCACGCAGGCGCTCGGCGCGCTTTTTCTTTTCTCCTTCGGAAAGCTCATCGAAGAGCTCTTCATCTGATTCGCTGAACTTCAACACCCCGCGCGCAGCCCAGGAAGCGAAGAACGCGATGACGGGCGAGATCCAGAAATAACTCCAGTCGAAGACGAAGAGGCCCAGGAAGAGCGCGATCATCGCCACCGACCAAATGACAGAATCCGCCATCTGGACCTTGCGTCCGCGGGCGAGCATATCCTCCAACTCCGCCTCGTGGCGGCGTGCGGGGGTTGTGGCGCTGGGGGTGGAAAGCTCCGGCAGGTCCGCAAAGAGCTTTTCGACGTCCCCGCGTGTGCGCGCCGCGGCGGCCTCACCGGTACGCTGCTCGAATTCATCGGGGCCTAACGTGCCGTTGACGAAGTGCTGGCTCAGTTGTTCCAGGGCCGCTGAACGCTCAGCATCACCAACGCGGATATCGGGGTTCTCCATTAATAGCCTGCCTTCGGGTCAACCAGAGTAGGCAGCTCCTCCCCCGCCGCGAAAGCCTTGGCCACCTTGATGGTGTGCGCGCCAATCTTCTCACGCACGGAGCGCTGCGTATTAGCAATGTGCGGGGTAATAACCACGCGCTTATCCTGCCACAGCGGGTGATCCTCTGGCAGCGGTTCAGGGTCGGTGACGTCGAGTGCCCCACCCGCGATCTCCCCTGCCTCCAGTGCCGCAACGAGGTCCTCGGTCTTGATGAGCGGGCCGCGGCCCACGTTAACCACCACGGCATGCTCCGGCATCTGCTTAAAAGCCTCCGCGTCCACCATGTGGCGGGTCTCCGGGGTCAGCGGAGCGATAAGGACGAAGTAATCTGCCTTCGGCCACACCTTCTCCACCTGGGAAATCGGGTAGGTCTCCTCCGCACCCTCGACCGGGTTGCCGGAGCGGTTGACCGCGATGAGGCGCGGCCCGAAACCGGAGAGCATGCTGATCAGACGCTTGCCAATGCCACCCGCACCAATAATGGCCACCGTCTTATCGTCGTAGAGATAGGAAGTGTGCGCCTCCATCTCTGCATAGGAATCAAACGTGCCGTTGACGCGGCGGTGCGCGTGCAGCTGCGCCAAAAGCAGCGCGATGGTGGATTCCGCCACCGTGTTGTCATAGACGCCGGCGGCGTTCGACCACGGCACGGTGGTCGTCTTCATAGCATCCAAGACATGATCCACGCCCGCCGAAGGAATCTGCACAAAACCGATGTTCTCCGGCAGCGGGTCCGGGAAATCAGTGCCGTTGCCTGTGTAGATGAGGAAGGAGGCTTCATCAAGCGGGGCGCGCTCAAAGCCCGCGGCATCGAGCACCTCGATGGTTTCCTCCCAGGGGTGCGGTTCGATGGCGTACTTCATGAACATCCTCCTTTTAGTAGCCGGCGTCCGGGTCGACG
Protein-coding regions in this window:
- a CDS encoding ATP-binding protein, coding for MSAQRNFHKEPQLLLSVPEDQWFDRKSFRIKPKDLAKTIVGMANAEGGVVAVGITDREFDGRPTAGQGNDLRQTALDHTDPTVRVRIEILEINEDVEVFLFHVLPSERVHYLKSGECYLRVGDESRHLKADDILELRYTKGEQQYDATVPAHASPDDLDMSLVEDYADIIGSASGADSLRARNLIDRQGRPRSAALLLFGKNPQEFFPNAHIRVLRFAEDERLPGQQQQLVEDYRFDGPVPEQIRAAQQVIGEMLPTVRRLSGAGLFEDENLIPHDVWLEGLVNAVVHRSYSMAGDHIRFEVYPSRIEISSPGRFPGLVDPAKPESIARFARNPLIARVTAELRIGQELGEGIRRMFAGMRRVGFADPSYMQTSGSVVLTLKAIQRLNEQVLKDLPRHSEGALAALETSARPMSTGEVAEALGVSIPSVRRALQAMRGKGLVKWRGNGPRDPRAVWFVEGPFG
- a CDS encoding glutamate-5-semialdehyde dehydrogenase, giving the protein MSNTEREEVLSKARAAKAVAPQFAQLPTPRKNEILNRAAENLIAHTEDILAANQLDIEAGRANGMSESLIDRLSLDAARIEGIAGGLRQVASLQDPVGEILQGRTMDNGIQMKQVRVPLGVMGMVYEARPNVTVDAFGLALKSGNVPLLRGSKSAKNSNAKLVELLQDTLMEFDLPREGVQLLPCETHDSVQDLITARGLVDLVIPRGGARLINAVVENATVPAIETGTGNCHFYVDASADLDKAIDMVINGKTRRTSVCNATEGVLIDAALDDASKLRIITALQEAGVTIHSDVKELEAFGVKDAVEATDEEWREEFLSMDICAKVVDGVDGAIAHIAEYTTGHTEAIAAQDADVLLTFANEVDAAAVMLNASTAFTDGEVYGMGAEIGISTQKLHARGPMALPELTSTKWVLQGTGQTRP
- a CDS encoding DUF1707 SHOCT-like domain-containing protein; translated protein: MENPDIRVGDAERSAALEQLSQHFVNGTLGPDEFEQRTGEAAAARTRGDVEKLFADLPELSTPSATTPARRHEAELEDMLARGRKVQMADSVIWSVAMIALFLGLFVFDWSYFWISPVIAFFASWAARGVLKFSESDEELFDELSEGEKKKRAERLRAAAERRRELEA
- a CDS encoding D-isomer specific 2-hydroxyacid dehydrogenase family protein; its protein translation is MKYAIEPHPWEETIEVLDAAGFERAPLDEASFLIYTGNGTDFPDPLPENIGFVQIPSAGVDHVLDAMKTTTVPWSNAAGVYDNTVAESTIALLLAQLHAHRRVNGTFDSYAEMEAHTSYLYDDKTVAIIGAGGIGKRLISMLSGFGPRLIAVNRSGNPVEGAEETYPISQVEKVWPKADYFVLIAPLTPETRHMVDAEAFKQMPEHAVVVNVGRGPLIKTEDLVAALEAGEIAGGALDVTDPEPLPEDHPLWQDKRVVITPHIANTQRSVREKIGAHTIKVAKAFAAGEELPTLVDPKAGY